The Podarcis muralis chromosome 14, rPodMur119.hap1.1, whole genome shotgun sequence nucleotide sequence CAGCATGGAGGGAGAGGTGAAGTGCTTTGGGgaaggacagagagagaaagagacgggTCTCTGGGGAGAGTGTTCCCTGTTGTGTCCTCCACAAATGTGATCTGCCCTCCAAGGAAGTGGAGAGTCTGAGTCCCTGGAGGAGGAAAGCTTAGAAgagatttctccctctctctcaactTCCTGACCATCAGGGCACCCTGATGCATCCGTAGTTCTCTTGTGTAGGGACAGAAGAGAACTTTGACTCAGTTTCCATTTAAAAAGCAGACTCACCTAATTCGTACTTTGCAAAACAAGTTGTGAACAGaaacgcagccatcctttgaaatttgcacttctccaaattttgcaagccAGCTTTCCGGCCAAGTCAAGTGTACAAAAAAGGCATACACTTGATTCAAACTGATTTGTTgtatttcattcaaatgaatctcaaagcagcttacaaacagtaacaacaataacaataacaaaacataCTGGAACATCACAATTACAACATAAATCGTATGAAATGGTTAGCAAATCATCAATAAAGCAATATGCTTGAGTAAATTATGCATAGGGATGCATATAATagggaaaacaacatacaaaaaatgtACTGTATTGGGGGAAATcactctgcaaaaatgtgtacattaagcaaaactgcatacaaaacatGCTCGttaggagaaatttacactaaaacgctggtgaattttcatgaggacttaaaaaaaaaaaagcagaatgaTTTGGAAATGCGAAGATCTGAATCTAAGACTGGAGAAACTGAGAGacaccaaaatggacagattcaatTATCCCTTGaaatttgcacctctctgaattttgcagtgctgttctgcAGTGTATACAATAATCCATATGCTATATTACAGTGaaaacagcacacacaaaaacatattatatatggggaaattgcttcccGAAAATGTGTGCAGTGGGGAAAATTCATACTAAAATTCACACTGATCAATTTACACGAGGCCTTGTGCAAGCCCCGGTGGAATGTGGGTGAGCTGGGCTAGCAGATTCCCAGATGCTGCCCAAGAGCTCCAGGGTATTCCAGTGGAACTTGCCCAGAGGAGAGCAGCCCTCTGGATCAATGAGGGCGCTGATGGTGTCTGTGTCCAATATCCTAACAGCGTTGAGAACATATGACTGTAAGAAGTGCCCAGCTCCTGGGTCAGGCCGACAGGGGCcacctagcctagcatcctggtctcactgTGGCCGGCCAATGCAGACCCTGGGCCCAACAGCAGCAACTCTCTCTGCTTGGGTTTCCCTAGCAGCAATGCACGGGGAGAAGGAGCCCCCTTGCTTTAAATAGTAGAGAGCAGCACTCAACAGAACGGTCCAGGAGCCTGCCTGTCTCCTCCAGGTGGGGGCCACCCAAGAGTTTGGCCACGAAGGAAACGGGGAAGCAGAGGTTGAGAAGTGGAGGGTTGTTGGAGAGCTCTGGAGCAGCGGTCTGTTGATGTTGTGCTGCCCAGCGCTGGAGCCTGCTCAGAGGATGCTCACTTCAGGAAGATGCGGGTTTTCTTGTCCCCAATCAGGGTCCTGCAGGAACAAAAGGATGAACCACTTAGAATCAGTACTTTGGGGGGAGGGCATTCCTAGGCTCCGTTTATAGCCGCTGGAGAGGATGGGTGACTCTAAACATAAGAATCTAAGAACAGGCTGCTGGGTCAGGTCAGTGGCTCAATGTCGTGGGCTGGCTGGATGTAGAGGAGCGGTGGGAGGGACTGGTTAGGCAACCCCcaggggaggaaggctcagaaccagggggttggtggtgggatgacgatgaatGGACAAAGGGAGAAGAGGTAGCAGACTGAGAGGAGGAGATGTCAGAAACAGAAGAGGCAATGGTTTAGTGAGcgggaagagtctgtggcagagagcagtccaaaaTGAGAAGCAGGAGTGGAGGCCTCAAGAGATAGAGATGAGGcagactgctgaagaagccagggaatctccccctccaaagggggcccatctagtccagcctcttgttctcacagtggccaaccagatacctaagggaaaccagcaagcaggatttgaacacagagCACCCTCCCGtcgtgtggtttccagcaattgacattcagaagcattgctttggCTTTGCTTcaggggcctgatgggagttgcagttcagcaacagttTCAACTTCTAAATGcctactgaaaacttttctattctatcAGACATTGGCAGGCAGCTAAGAATACATATTTCCATAACAGCTAGCTAATTTTCCCATTTTtactttttatattatatttcttGTCTGGTTTTATGTTGAATTGTAGAATGGCAAACTGCCAttctttttggtttggttttttttttttttaacaaaaatcaGAGCATTTCATAAGTAtgtttataaatttaataaaataaatctgaagggcaccaggttgggaatgaCTGGGCTACACTATGATTGTAGAATGGAGCTCAGCAGTCCAGTGTGGCGCAATCTCTGGTGAAGTTGGGAGCATGACGTAGCCCCCAAAGAGTAGCTGGTGACATTGATTCAGAGGCCCCAAGCTCTGTGAGATAGAGCCAGTGCGGTATAATCAGAACAGGGTGGGagaccagggactcagctacattagtcaaaaaacgcTTTGAATGCATtacaaacatgcaacaccagatggcaccagagagcaaacaattttttttctaTGCGATTTTtacctagatttttttttttgttacaacaatttaatttctgacttatttatagaatattttttcctgtgtgtagatccaacccagggttcaaatccccactctggcatgaaactcactgggtgtaaccttgggccagtcaccgcccctcagcctagcctacctcacagggttgttgtgaggattaaatgaggagggggagaaccatgagctccttgggggggggaaggtgggatataaatgctattattattattattatcattattattaaagacTTGCACTCCTATCTCAACACAACAAGAACTTTCCATCCACTCACATTACCACCTCCCCCCTCACTTTGGGaagtggaaacacacacacacacccatctacCTACCTTATCAATGCACCAACAAGGAGTCCGGCCACCATAGGGCCGACCCAGTACACCCAGTGGTAGTCCCAGTAGTTGGCGACCAGTGCAGGACCAAACGCTCTGGCTGGGTTCATGCAGCCTCCTGAAACACCTCCCCTGCATGGCgggaaaagaaaaggagcagcCGTGTATCAAAGGTCAATGCTGAGCAAACATCCCATAATATATCCCAAAGCCTCCATGAAAGCAGAGCTGCCGTTTCCCAAGAGGGGGGCACATTTCAGAGCCGGGTGTGAGAGCTCCTTACCATTTGCTGACAACCGTATGTGACGGGGAAGCCGCAGGATTTTATCCCTACACCCATCTGTCGGCGACAGATCAATCCTTGTGTCTGAAGCCCTTCTCAGTGTTTAAGCAAAAGCCTCATCTCTCACTAAAGAGGGGGAGCAGGGCTGGTGGCTGAATAACCTTTTTTGCCTTGATAACTGTCCGTTCTGGTTAGCGGATGCAAGCAAGGCAAGGAGACCCAACAGGCAATCTGCTGCTGGCTGTCAGGATTTGCATGAAGGACACTGGCACTGAGTGTGTGGTGTCAGCACTGAGGCTGGCTTGAGAACATAAAAGTGCgtaaggagccctgctggatcaggccaaaacaGTCCTGTCTTGTCCAGCCtcctgctttcacagtggccaaatactCCTAAGAACCTCAGAAtcaaggtagactgcctctggacctgggggttccataagaagagcctggctgctggatcaaaccGGGGGAGGCATCccattcttacagtggccaagcagatgccccaatggaaagCCCATAAGCAAGGCCAGAGTGCAAGTCCCAGCAGCTAGGACTGAGCAGAatcctgcctctgacagtggagggagaacacagcCCTTGCTGATAGCTTTCCGCATTATCAGCCAGGAACAGATCCAACCCTAAGTGTCTTTGCAAGGAATGTGAGCAATGAAATGCAGGTTGAGGAAACCATGAGCTGAATCTATCCAAACACACCTCACAGCTCATTCTCAAGCCAGTATTTTGGTGATGAATCAATCTGAtgcttttttataaaaacaaatgcattttggtatgttcTTTTGAGAGGAGAATTGCACCTCAAAATTCAGAGTATTGTGAAATCCGAaggaaaattaccgtattttttgcaccataacactcacttttttcctcctagaaagtaaggggaaatgtctgtgtgtgttatggagggaatgcctacgggtggcgggggggatctgctgcagtcgtgagcagaggatccatggttccccttccttccctcctccgtggctcgctttgaaacagcaaagcaggagaagagcagctgagtggggaggagagagggacagagagcctgcttctttaaaggagcaaagcaggagaggagaggagccacttacacgagtgtaagcggctcctgtccggttggttcctttaaagcaagcaggctctctgtccctctctcctccccactcctcttataagagccttctcctcttatatccctcttctgcattattaacagcatccttctccacccaccccacgcgtgctccttgtcccttgagtgcttttccttccctccccacttaaaacatggttacaaagcacggatccacatggatcctcaggatttttgcactgggtcaccccaaattcaccatcagatcacatagcatgtccatggctacatcttgcaccaaaaaaatcacgcacacactgttgcctggggccgcagtggtgcaaaaacgtggttacaaagcatggatccacatggatcctcaggatttttgcattgggctactccaaactcaccgtcagatcacatgtctgcggccacagcatgaaccaaaaaaatcatacatccactgtttcatttagaatattttttttcttgttttcctcctctaaaaactatgtgcgtgttatggtcgggtgcgtgttatagagcgaaaaatatggtacattccaGTCCGTGTCTTGGTCTGGGAGGGGTGAATTACATCAGCTCCCTTTGCAGGAATGCTAGCCAAACTCACCCTGCGAGGATGTCCGCCGTCACGGTGAAGCCGATACAGAAAGGAGCCAGGGGAGTCTTGGTCTTCTCGTTGATGGCCCCCATGCAGACCGTCATGACCAGGAACATGGTCATCACAATCTCACCCACCAGAGCTGCAGGGATTTGGTCATCCGAGGTGACGGAGGTGAACGCTGCTCCTGTGGCATTGTCGTACCTTTCCCAGACGGTcatcacctgcaacagatttagAGGTTTCCAAATTTAATTTCAGATGCACAAGGGATACAAAAGTAGGTGTGGACatattgggtcccccccccacacacacacattttagtcCCATTATGTATGGCATGGACTCCATATCTAAGACCACTTGGTTGTTTTTCATACCCTTCCCACTGGAAGTCCTTTGACAGTGGGGCAAACAACACGAGAAATGAACTACATTTCCAAATCTTCACTGatccaaatgttgcaatgcagttctccatacAACTGATGTTTGCAAAACTTACGTCTGGGAAATCCCGGACATgccctcttttggggggccaaTATGACCATCTTGGGGAGGGGAATTTTCACATATGAAAGGAAATGTCCAGGATTTGgggctttgattttttaaaattttagtaTTGTTTTGGCGGGGCTCAGGCAGCACGGGCTTGGGGCGGGTGTGGGCGCaggtgcaggcataggcaactttGGCTCTGGCTTGGGTGCGGGTGGCTTGGGCTTGGACTTGGGCACAGGCTGCTCTGCATACCAAGGCTActgccagcccaagctggggAAACAGGCATGTAGGCGCAGCAGTGGCCCCGTGCACCTGCACCCATGTGCCTCATTCCCCggctcagactggcagcagctcaggctgtcctcttttttactcttcaagatatggcaaccctacaaaacTGCACACCttaggggaaagtatgcataGAAGCTAATACACTggtgaaaagaacatacaaaagcATGCATTAtactacttgcaaaaatgtgtgtcaaAACTGCattgaaaatgtgtttattaggagaaatttgcaagcaattgctgatggattttcatgaccatttttcttaaaaaagaaaaagaaatccacaaattgctgcagaaatctgGAAAACGGAACttcagactgggaaaatgagaaagtgggagaaggaaaaccgAAGGGTCCTTCCATCCTTAGCTGTGAGTCCTAAGCACACACCGCCCCAGCTCCTGCTGCATTAACAGATATCATAATTGATGTTCTTTGGGCATTTTTCAGCGGGGCATGCTTGGGAGAATGACAGAGACCTGCCAtctgctgctgcctctgattATGGCAATGTCATGCCATTCCAAGAAGCAAAccttcacacacacccattgACAGATGctgtctttccccctcccctgtccAGCCCCATCGCCGATCATACCCTGGCCAGCCCGGCTCCGATGAGCCCACCACACAACTGGGAGATCCAGTAAGGAATGACCATCACCATGTTCAGCCCACCCACGAGCCAGGCCCCGAGGGAGACCGCAGGGTTATAATGGCCACCACTGtaggggaagaggagagagagcatTGTTAGAGGGCTTCTGGGAAAGAATAGTgtactccatgggtaggcaaattaaggtccGGGGggttggatccggcccaatcaccttctcaatccggcccgcggacggtccaggaatcagcgtgtttttacatgagtagaatgtgtccttttatttaaaatgcatctctgggttatttgtggggcataggaattcattcatatatatttttcaaaatatagtccagcccccccccccccaaggtctgagggacagtggaccggccccctgctgaaaaagtttactgccCCTGGTCTACTCTATCCTACTGCACagacagatgcacaaatataggagaGGGTGGATGCCTGGCTTGACAGCAGTCCATGTGAAAAAGACCTAAGGGTCTTAGTAGACAAAAAGCTTACCagtttgctgcagcagcaaacaaaTCTCATGCTGTGCTCAAAGATatttagtgtccagatcaagggaagtaatagtaccactctattctgactTGGTCAGACCCCATTTGAAATCCACTGCATCtagctctgggcaccacagtttaagaaggatattcacAGGCTGGAATGTGCGCTGAGAAGGGCCCAAtggaccacccccccccccaactttgctGCTCCTCTGAGATCACAGCGCACTCTGCACATAACGTTATCATCACCAGCAGTTACTTCTGATAGGACATGAACAGTTTATAACCTGAGCTTTCACCTCCCCTGTTGTGAGGCCCAAGAATCACTTCTGCACTAAGTCCCTTCTGCACTGATGTTACCGAAAAGCAGataaagagggagggaaaaacaGATCATAAACTACAGGTGACTagggtttagggttgccatatttcaaaaagtaaaagcttggggggggggctgaaaatgattgagctttttttaagacaaaccccaaagttattgagcgggtttccccccccccccaaaatgccaaaaaagtgatttatttatttttattgacttgcctaagatccaggacaaaatgCCACCTTTTGAaaattccccccagatgtcaattctgcctttgaaatcctggtcatgtccgggaaaatccggacatatggcagccctacatccTGATTTAAAGGGACTTGTTTACTCCATTAATCAAGGAGAACAAAGTTTTAAGGGCAAATGTCCCTTGCGTCAAGAGGCAAAAAGATTAACCCTTTTTGGACCAGTCACCCTACTGCCATTCCAGCTGGGGAGCTGGAGTTCGAATTGGAGACATTTGGAATATGACTGTCCCCATCCCAGAATGCAGCCTCACCTCAATCAGATTCAGAGGTGACCACAGACCCTTCCAAATTAGCTCCTGGCCTCCTATTGGGATTCATCGGTACCCAACCATCTCAAGGTTGCCTCATAGGCAacacttcctctcctctctgcttAAGACCTTGGAGGCAGGGTTGAgcatcttcttcttttaaaaaaaggatgtctCTGAGCACATTCTGGACCCTAAGGATATGCTTTCAGTGTCGGAACTGTATTGAGTTCACAGAGCTTTCACACAAAAGTCCACTCTCCCTCTCACTTTCTTCATTTTAGCTGTCTCATTCAGGTAGGGAGAAatttattttgttgctgctgctgttcagtgatggctttctatgttcctgtgtTCATGATGGATCTACTGAGAATCACCCAGAGATATGCCAGGAGATCCCGATTGGACGTCTACCCCCGCTTTCCTTCCATCCCACTGCCAGAAGCTGCTTGCTGAAGGACGGCTTCCCACATCAGGGTCTACAACCCCCTGAGAGATCTCTCTTGGCCCCTTTCAGTTAAACTTCGCctggcagggggaaaggaggagtgcCATTCCTGCTGCCATCTCAGGACATAGAAGTAAGAACAGAACTGTCCTCTCACTGGCAGGCTCAGGTTTCCACAGGGGCCAGACATTCAGCTCAGCTCACATTTAAGGGTGAAGCCACCTAATTCTCACTTTGTGAAACATTATATGAACAGAAGCACAGCGACTCTTCAAAATTTTTAcccttctctggattttgcaatgcatttctccagcCTAACAATGTGTGTTCAGAAATGCACGACTGAAAGTGAcatgaaaaatgcattatatgacAGGAAATCACTTttccattaggcaaaattgcaggcAAATATGTGCATATTCGAATAGATTtgccctaaaatgctgatgaattgtcatgaggtttcctttttaaattgcaaactgataaggaaatgtggagaactgacgttaagattggaaaaagaagaaacagaaattgacacatccatccatccctcctttctctccccaccccaccccaaaaaaggtcTGGCTGGAGAGGCCTAAGCCTTGCAAAAactcccagaagcctttgcagGAACAGCCACCTTCCCTGGGAGCTGAGAGAACCCAAGAGTCCTGTTCCTGCCCCTCTCCCCCTGCTGCAAGTCcaccttccctctttccttcacCTGATGTTCCCCAAAACCGCAATGGTGAGCCCCAAGGCCAGTCCGTGTGCCAACGCCGGCTGCAGCCTCCCGGTGCCATCCGTGTTCTCGATGACCGATGCACAGCCAATGAAGATGAAGAAGGCCGACCCCACCAGCTCTCCGATGCAAGGCTGGACGTACTGCTCAAACCAGTGGGGCTGCGGGGGGCTGCTTTTGCCATCCAGCTCCAGCTCCTTGACAGACATCCGGCCAAATTCCACGTCTGTCATGCCTGGGCAAATCTGGAAGACAAGAGCCAGGCTTTGGTGACCAGCCAGCACCTGGTGAGCCCTCCCAGGTCAGCTGAACGGAGGTTGACCCTGGTGTGTGACACAATGAAGACTTAAATCCAAATGCCACTGTATGTGCCGTTCCCATGGGGCGCTCTGTTCTGGACTCGGGGCAAGGACTTGGCAAGGCTGCATCCCCATTGTTCCCTCTCTGGCTCCCACCACACAGGAGAGCTGGCCTTCTGCAAGGGAGAGGGAAACTTAGTCACCCTCCTCTTAATAATAGGGCACAACAATTGCCTCAATTGATAAGGCCAAGGTCCATCTGGCCCTGCATTCCGTTTCTGCAGAGCAGCCAAGCCAGAGTTTCGAGAAATGAGCGAGAGGAGTTGCTTTCTATCATGTCAGCCCCTTGATTCACTGAGCTCAGGATTGTCTGCATTGATAGGAAGATacgggggtttcaggcaggggacattcctacctggagatgccattaaggtaaagggacccctgaccattaggtccagtcgtggccgactctggggttgcggcgctcatctcactttattggctgagggagccagcgtacagcttccgggtcatgtggtcagcatgactaagccgcttctggcgaaccagagcagcacacggaaatgccgtttaccttcccgccggagtggtacctatttatctacttgcactttgacatgctttcgaactgctaggttggcaggagcagggactgagcaacaggagctcaccccatcacgaggattcaaactgccaaccttctgatcggcaagtcctaggctctgtggtttaacccacagtgccacccgcgtcccagatgccattagcagctattaaagctgagaccttctgcacgcaaagcagaggctctgccTGCTGCAGCTCTTCCCCTAAATGAAAatcaagattccagtcctcatgtttCTGTCTTATACGGAGCCAGACCGCTGCTCCACCTGGCTCAGGATTGtcaaccctgactggcagcagctctccagggtttcaggcaggggacagtcCCAATTCTACttggaggtgccatcatggaatgaactggagaccttctgcataAAAAAGCAGGGTCTCTGTCactgaactacacttcccaaggcTATCAgattcacacatgcacattgaAGCTGTGGAGGAAGAATTAGGGGAGCGCCACTGGTTTGGTCGCACCAGGCACAGAGGCTCAGCAACATTGCAGCTCTGATTTACAATGGCACAAGGCAGTAGGGCGCCAAATTTCAGTGTcccacagggcaccgctgaaatttaaGACTGCAAGATCTGCCACTGGCCTCACTTGCTCTCCACGCTTGCCATTGCCAGCAGCTTGTACTCAGAGACATGCTGCCTCCAAAAGAGGGGGCAGAacattgccatcatggctagcagtcaCTGATTGCCTTATCTTTCATGGATTTCTCCAATCCCCTTTTAAGGTCGATGGCCATCGCTACATCTTCTGGGAGTGAattcctaagaacataagaagagcctgctgcgtCAAGCGAAAGGcatatctagttcagcatctcactgtcaggaggtcctacacatgagtaggagtccagcagagacacatgcccgactgggatgttctctccctcctggctgGTCGTTCGGGAGATTCAAAATCTTTCTCCAGCCTGAACATCGCAGCGACTGATACCTAAGGGGCATCACACAGGCAGTCAGCGTTcagactcagtagcacagcaattTGGCTAAActaacgttcttaacctgaaactgttcttaacctgaggtaccactttaactaatggggcctcccgctgctgatgCACtgtcgccacgcgatttctgttctcatcctgaagcaaagttcttaacccaaggtactatttctgggttagcagagtccatagctgtcaacttttcccttttcttgtgaggaatcctattcggaataagggaatttccctttaaaaaagggaaacgttgacagctatggcggagtctgtaacctgaagcgtctgtaatctgaagcgtctgtaacccaaggtaccactgtatttacatacaCACACTTGGAGCATCATTCCACACTTAGGTACTATTTGCTGTGATGTTTGGTCTGGAGAAAGATTTTGAATCTCCCAAACAagcgaccaggagggagagaacatgccagtcgggcatgtgtctctaccggACTCCTACTCATGTGTAGGACCTCCTTACACTCacggtggctgaccagatgccccaaagggatgcccacaggcaggatctgagcacaagagcagctctctgccactgtggctcccagcaactggcatttggaagcattgcCGCCTCCAACGGTGGTGGCAGAGCATTACCATTgcagctggtagccattgatagccctctccacaaatttgtctgatcctcttttaaagccatccaagttggtggccatccctgtctcctgtgggagggagttccacagtttaactgtgcactaAGGTGtgacaaaggtaaagggacccctgacaattaggtccagttatgaccgactctggggttgcgacgctcatctcgctttattggccaagggagctggcgtacagcttctgggtcatgtggccagcatgactaagccacttctgacaaaccagagtagcgcacggaaacgccatttaccttcccgccggagcggtacctatttatctacttgcactttgacatgctttcgaactgctaggtaggcaggagcagggaccgagcaatgggagctcatcccttcacggggattcgaaccgccgaccttctgatcgacaagtcctaggctacagtggtacctcgggttacaggtgcttcaggttacagacacttcaggttacagacgcttcaggttacagactccgccaacccagaaatagtacctcaagttaagaactttgcttcaggatgagaa carries:
- the AQP8 gene encoding aquaporin-8 — its product is MTDVEFGRMSVKELELDGKSSPPQPHWFEQYVQPCIGELVGSAFFIFIGCASVIENTDGTGRLQPALAHGLALGLTIAVLGNISGGHYNPAVSLGAWLVGGLNMVMVIPYWISQLCGGLIGAGLARVMTVWERYDNATGAAFTSVTSDDQIPAALVGEIVMTMFLVMTVCMGAINEKTKTPLAPFCIGFTVTADILAGGGVSGGCMNPARAFGPALVANYWDYHWVYWVGPMVAGLLVGALIRTLIGDKKTRIFLK